AGAACCTCCCGCGGGGGTGCTACCAGCGAACGGACAGGCCGACGAGAGCGGAGTGGGTGTCGAGGTCGGTGCCGAGCCTCACCCGGCTCAGATTCGCGTCGCGCAACTCGACGTCCGGCGAGACATGGGTGAAGCGGTATTCCCCGAACAGCATCAGGTTCTTGAAGATCTGCACCGCGACGCCCCCGCCCGCCTTGAGCCCGAACGAGAAGTCGGTGTCACCGTCCTGGTTCTTGAAGGACTGCGTGTTACGCGGGGTGATGCTCGTGATGAAGAGCGGGGGGCCGACCGTCAGGTAGGGCTGCACCCGTCCCTGGGGCGCCTCGGCCGACTTGAGCAGCGGCAGGCGCAGCATCAGGTCGACCGAGATCGAGTTGACGGTGATGTCGAACGAGCCGGGCCCGCCCTTGCCCGAGTTGCCGCACCCGTCCGGGAAGATGCACCCGCTGAAGCGGGCCGACTGAGGGCCGAGGTACGGCGTGAAGTGGAAGTAGTCGACGCCCACGCCCAGGAACGGCAGCGCGTCGAAGAACCGGCCGAAGCGGCCGCCCCAGGCCAGGGCGTTGTCGAACTCCACGTCCTCGAAGCGGCCGGGCCCGATGGCCTTGTCGTTGAGCCGGAGATCGGCGCTCTGGGTCATGGCGACGCCCGCGAACAGGTCGGCGAACCACTCGGCGCCGGCCGGCCGCCCGGCCGCCCCGATGGCCGAGACGGTGATGAGCGCGACGAGCACGGCGACCCGCAGGCGCGGCATGGGCCGATGCTACCACCGCCCGGCAGCGGCTACGCGGGAATGATCAGGGTGAACTCGCCGCGGACCGGCCCCGCCTCGAAGCGCGCCTTCAAGGTGGCGGCGGGCCCGCGGACGATCTCCTCGAACTGCTTGGTCAGCTCCCGGGCCACCACGATCTCTCGCTCGCCGAATACCTGCGCGATCGCGTCGAGCGCGGCCAGGATGCGGTGGGGCGACTCGTAGCACACCACCGTCATCTCCAGATCCCGCAACCCTTCCAGCCGATGCACCCGCCGGCCCGGCTTCACGGGCAGGAACCCGTCGAACACGAAGCGGTCGGCGGGCACCCCGGCCGCCGAGAGCGCGGTCACCACCGCGGAGGGCCCGGGCACCGGCACCACCGGGACGCCGGCCTCGCGGGCCTGCTTCACCAGCAGGAAGCCCGGATCCGAGATGCCGGGCGTGCCTGCGTCGGTCACGAGCGCGACCGACTGCCCGTGCTCGAGCGTCTCGATCAGGCGGGCGCCCTTGCGCAGCTTGTTGTGCTCGAAGTAGCTGGTGACCGGGACGTGGATGCCGAAGCGGGAGAGGAGGATCCGGGTGCGCCGGGTATCCTCGCACGCGATGACCGCGACCTCCTTCAGGACGCGGAGCGCGCGCAGCGTGACGTCTTCGAGATTGCCGAGCGGGGTGGCGACGACGTAGAGGGTGCCGGGCATCGATCGGATGGCCCCCTCACCCTGCCCTCTCCCTCACCCTGCCCTCTCCCCGATGGGGAGAGGGTCGGGGTGAGGGGGAGAGGGCGACGAGCTAGGCGGATTGCTCTTTCTGCTCGGAGATCAGGATGGGGCGGTCCTTGTTGAGGATGACTTCCCGGGTGATGATGCACTCCTTGAGGCCGGGCAACGAGGGCAGCTCGTACATCACCTCGAGCATGACCTCCTCCAGCACCGCGCGCAGGCCCCGGGCGCCGGTGCCGCGCTTCATGGCCTCGCGGGCGACCGCGGCCACCGCGTCGTCGGTGAACTTCAGCCGCACCTTCTCCAGCTCGAAGTACTTCTGGTACTGCTTG
This genomic interval from Candidatus Methylomirabilota bacterium contains the following:
- the rsmI gene encoding 16S rRNA (cytidine(1402)-2'-O)-methyltransferase; this encodes MPGTLYVVATPLGNLEDVTLRALRVLKEVAVIACEDTRRTRILLSRFGIHVPVTSYFEHNKLRKGARLIETLEHGQSVALVTDAGTPGISDPGFLLVKQAREAGVPVVPVPGPSAVVTALSAAGVPADRFVFDGFLPVKPGRRVHRLEGLRDLEMTVVCYESPHRILAALDAIAQVFGEREIVVARELTKQFEEIVRGPAATLKARFEAGPVRGEFTLIIPA
- a CDS encoding outer membrane beta-barrel protein; translated protein: MPRLRVAVLVALITVSAIGAAGRPAGAEWFADLFAGVAMTQSADLRLNDKAIGPGRFEDVEFDNALAWGGRFGRFFDALPFLGVGVDYFHFTPYLGPQSARFSGCIFPDGCGNSGKGGPGSFDITVNSISVDLMLRLPLLKSAEAPQGRVQPYLTVGPPLFITSITPRNTQSFKNQDGDTDFSFGLKAGGGVAVQIFKNLMLFGEYRFTHVSPDVELRDANLSRVRLGTDLDTHSALVGLSVRW